Proteins found in one Stigmatopora nigra isolate UIUO_SnigA chromosome 15, RoL_Snig_1.1, whole genome shotgun sequence genomic segment:
- the ppp1r9ba gene encoding neurabin-2 isoform X5 — MMKPEPASATADNGTSAGNSGGSGSASMRSASPHRNAYEAGLAALKKATDHLNGGYDSTSKPAPLPRPNGRGRRYGSNVHRIKNMFMQMQSPGDEEDGAKVIAGTEQAVKLSLPRASSLNENVDHSALLKLGGTVLDRVNRFDPKTDGEGPSSSTGLSKLQETRRMFEQRTLQEKQAATNRILLKKERASGFHDSRLDVVARFNGSTEALDCLDDTPIPVPGPVPATAPAPALAPVPVAAADFGPGEAVSPTVSQLSAVFEKADGQNNLYLPNRRSRPAPGPKPKLPAKAGPDRTQKALSLTEEDLEDVTTGNVNILATETEMTDPVPQCDIGEEGGSEEDRLRHSGDQHANTEAASSSSHTEDKAVSETQLGLTEDRGSSTAATSGQETLLVEQDCSRGDIEAGARLVQADVHLSLENGEKEPPAFEVMLADSVRKGEEVENDDEGSRKEDYSEGDLVDVSAYSGIGEDDSGGSQLDDDDDEEDEEAYQPESSCTEIEGLPVEEEPVPSNRKIQFSTEPIKVFTTYCNEDYDRRNDDVDPMAASAEYELEKRVEKLDLFPVELEKDSDGLGISIIGMGAGADMGLEKLGIFVKTVTEGGAAQRDSRIQVNDLIVEVDGTSLVGVTQSFAASVLRNTSGTVKFVIGREKPGEQSEVAQLIQQTLEQEKWQREMMEQRYKQYMDEDEETGEYATDEDEEMSPMFPNSIEVFDLAEHQDTLSPVELDPEKLTHKFKENSGRPGRSRQNQRGRASPSS, encoded by the exons ATGATGAAGCCAGAACCTGCATCAGCCACAGCAGACAATGGGACTTCTGCCGGTAACAGTGGTGGAAGTGGGAGCGCGAGCATGCGCAGCGCCTCGCCACATCGGAACGCGTATGAAGCAGGTCTGGCTGCACTAAAGAAGGCCACTGATCACCTGAACGGAGGCTATGACTCCACTTCGAAGCCAGCACCGCTACCTCGGCCAAATGGAAGGGGTCGTAGATATGGATCCAACGTTCATCGCATCAAGAACATGTTCATGCAGATGCAATCACCAGGAGATGAAGAAGATGGTGCCAAAGTCATCG CAGGAACCGAGCAGGCCGTCAAGCTGTCTCTGCCGAGGGCATCGAGCCTCAACGAGAATGTCGACCACAGCGCCCTACTCAAACTAGGAGGAACTGTTTTAGACAGGGTCAATCGTTTTGACCCCAAAACAGATGGCGAAGGTCCGAGCTCCTCCACAGGCTTGTCCAAACTACAGGAAACCAGGAGGATGTTTGAGCAACGGACGCTGCAG GAGAAACAAGCTGCTACCAACAGGATTTTGTTGAAGAAGGAGCGAGCTTCTGGATTCCACGACAGCCGGTTGGATGTTGTGGCACGGTTTAATGGCTCTACCGAGGCTTTGGACTGCCTGGATGACACCCCCATTCCCGTTCCCGGTCCTGTTCCTGCTACCGCCCCTGCTCCTGCTCTTGCTCCTGTTCCTGTGGCTGccgctgactttgggccaggcgAGGCCGTCAGCCCTACTGTGAGCCAGCTGAGTGCTGTGTTTGAGAAGGCTGATGGACAAAACAATCTCTACCTCCCCAACCGTCGGTCTAGACCTGCCCCAGGGCCAAAGCCAAAACTTCCTGCCAAAGCAGGGCCTGATAGGACCCAG AAAGCATTGTCTCTGACTGAGGAAGACTTAGAGGATGTGACTACGGGGAATGTGAACATCCTGGCGACAGAGACAGAAATGACAGATCCTGTCCCACAGTGTGACATTGGTGAAGAGGGTGGAAGTGAGGAGGATAGACTTAGACATTCAGGAGATCAGCACGCCAACACAGAAGCCGCTTCATCCTCTTCTCATACGGAGGACAAGGCAGTGTCGGAAACCCAGCTTGGGTTGACAGAAGATAGGGGCTCGAGTACTGCAGCTACATCTGGTCAGGAGACACTACTTGTGGAACAGGATTGTAGTAGGGGGGATATTGAGGCTGGAGCCAGGTTGGTTCAAGCTGATGTCCACCTTTCACTTGAAAATGGTGAAAAAGAGCCACCGGCTTTCGAAGTGATGCTAGCTGACTCTGTAAGGAAGGGCGAGGAGGTGGAAAATGATGACGAAGGCTCAAGGAAGGAGGATTACTCTGAGGGTGATCTGGTGGACGTGAGCGCATACAGCGGCATTGGTGAGGACGACTCCGGGGGAAGCCAGCtggatgatgacgacgatgaggAGGACGAAGAGGCATACCAGCCGGAGAGCAGCTGCACAGAAATTGAGGGTCTTCCCGTTGAGGAGGAGCCAGTTCCCAGCAATAGGAAGATTCAATTTAGCACTGAGCCCATCAAG GTATTCACAACATACTGTAATGAAGACTATGATCGGCGTAACGATGATGTGGACCCCATGGCAGCGTCGGCAGAGTATGAGCTGGAGAAGAGAGTTGAGAAGCTGGATCTATTTCCTGTGGAGCTGGAGAAGG ATAGTGACGGTCTAGGAATTAGTATCATAGGAATGGGTGCAGGAGCTGATATGGGTCTGGAGAAACTGGGCATCTTCGTTAAGACAGTCACTGAGGGTGGAGCTGCGCAGCGAGATAGCAG GATTCAAGTGAATGATCTGATTGTTGAAGTTGATGGGACCAGCTTGGTTGGTGTGACTCAAAGTTTTGCTGCTTCTGTCCTACGTAACACATCAGGCACTGTCAA GTTTGTGATTGGTCGGGAAAAGCCAGGAGAGCAGAGTGAAGTAGCTCAACTGATTCAGCAAACTCTGGAACAAGAGAAGTGGCAGCGAGAGATGATGGAGCAACGATACAAGCAGTACatggatgaggatgaggag ACAGGTGAGTATGCGACggatgaagatgaggagatGAGCCCCATGTTTCCAAACTCCATAGAAGTTTTTGACCTGGCTGAGCACCAGGACACGTTGTCGCCTGTGGAGCTGGACCCAGAAAAGTTGACCCACAAATTCAAGGAG
- the carhsp1 gene encoding calcium-regulated heat-stable protein 1 → MSSQARSSTPPMNPQGSPTTLSKESLFPPVCRHRDRSPSPLRGLNIPSPMPTRRNRTCSATAQAAAGPVFAGVCKCFSRAKGHGFITPADGGADIFVHISDIEGEYVPVEGDEVSYKLCSIPPKYEKVQAVEVTITHLKPGTKHETWNGNVINS, encoded by the exons ATGTCGTCTCAAGCACGATCATCAACACCACCGATGAACCCTCAAGGATCACCAACAACTTTGTCAAAAG AGTCTCTATTCCCTCCTGTGTGTAGACACCGTGACCGCTCACCTTCCCCCCTACGAGGCTTAAATATCCCAAGTCCTATGCCCACACGAAGGAACAGAACCTGTTCAGC AACGGCTCAAGCAGCAGCGGGTCCGGTATTTGCTggtgtgtgtaaatgtttttccCGCGCCAAAGGCCATGGCTTCATCACACCTGCTGATGGTGGTGCCGACATCTTTGTCCACATCTCAGA CATCGAGGGCGAGTACGTGCCAGTGGAAGGTGACGAGGTGAGCTACAAGTTGTGCTCCATCCCTCCAAAATATGAGAAGGTCCAGGCAGTCGAGGTGACCATCACCCACCTTAAGCCAGGAACTAAACATGAGACCTGGAATGGAAATGTCATCAACAGCTGA